In Nostoc sp. GT001, a genomic segment contains:
- a CDS encoding PrsW family glutamic-type intramembrane protease, with translation MTGKNARHNAFLRLVSGNGAALGAESRYSLPPSKEMVIGRDPSCQVVLDAMMYRMVSRRHAVVRPLSLSPDSKFSWVLCDLNSANGTYLNGQRLYECQELHPGDRISLGADGPQYIFEYEYTSLTSATTVNQVIPLPSATNYHNHTQLKQPDSVSFTQLFPIISTGKDLTSKAYLIPGILTVIFVVLMFATVGRPQANQVIVASYIAFAAYYFVYQLCGKQKPWWVLMATSLGTILILLSPLLDLFIFVFRGILPGSLPTPQESITFTELLVRMFFGAGLMEELLKALPVLAAFAIGRMLSSPWRERIGIWEPLDGILLGTASAVGFTLLETLGQYVPDITQNVTQQVGIGAAGQLAGLQLLIPRILGSVAGHMAYSGYLGYFIGLAVLKPSRSWQILSIGYLSASALHALWNATGSINALLLVVVGVLSYAFLMAAILKARALSPTRSQNFATRFLGPK, from the coding sequence ATGACAGGCAAAAACGCAAGACATAATGCATTTCTGCGGCTAGTGTCTGGTAATGGGGCAGCTTTGGGAGCAGAATCTCGCTACTCGCTGCCCCCCAGTAAAGAGATGGTAATTGGACGCGACCCCAGCTGCCAAGTTGTCTTGGATGCCATGATGTACCGAATGGTATCTCGTCGTCATGCAGTGGTTCGTCCCCTCTCTCTATCCCCGGATAGCAAATTTAGCTGGGTGCTTTGTGACTTGAATAGTGCTAATGGCACTTATTTGAATGGACAACGCTTATATGAATGTCAGGAATTGCACCCAGGCGATCGCATTTCTCTAGGTGCTGATGGGCCACAATACATTTTTGAATACGAGTATACCTCACTGACGTCAGCGACAACAGTAAACCAAGTTATACCACTGCCTTCGGCGACGAACTACCACAACCACACGCAATTAAAGCAGCCAGATTCTGTTAGCTTCACCCAGCTTTTTCCGATTATTTCCACTGGTAAAGATTTAACTAGTAAAGCTTACCTCATACCGGGAATACTGACCGTAATTTTTGTGGTGCTGATGTTCGCTACAGTCGGTCGGCCCCAAGCTAATCAAGTGATCGTAGCAAGTTACATTGCCTTCGCAGCCTACTATTTTGTTTACCAACTTTGCGGTAAACAAAAGCCTTGGTGGGTGCTAATGGCTACGTCATTGGGTACAATCCTGATTTTGCTTAGTCCGCTGTTGGATCTATTTATTTTCGTATTTCGTGGCATCCTGCCTGGAAGCTTGCCCACACCCCAAGAATCTATCACCTTCACAGAGCTATTGGTGCGGATGTTTTTTGGCGCTGGGTTGATGGAGGAATTACTCAAGGCATTACCTGTACTAGCAGCTTTTGCCATCGGTAGAATGTTGTCTTCACCTTGGCGAGAACGCATCGGCATCTGGGAACCTCTAGATGGTATTCTGCTGGGTACGGCTTCTGCCGTTGGCTTCACTCTCTTGGAAACCCTTGGTCAGTATGTGCCTGATATCACTCAAAATGTCACACAACAGGTGGGTATAGGGGCTGCTGGTCAACTGGCAGGTTTACAACTGCTAATTCCGCGAATTTTAGGCTCTGTAGCCGGACACATGGCTTATAGTGGCTACTTGGGTTATTTTATCGGGTTGGCTGTCCTCAAACCTAGTAGAAGTTGGCAAATTCTCTCTATTGGTTATCTGAGCGCCTCTGCGCTCCACGCTCTCTGGAATGCTACAGGGTCAATCAATGCCTTGCTGTTGGTAGTTGTTGGAGTGTTATCTTACGCTTTTCTGATGGCAGCAATTCTCAAGGCACGGGCGCTGTCACCGACGCGATCGCAAAATTTTGCTACCCGATTTCTTGGCCCAAAATAG
- a CDS encoding nitrate reductase associated protein yields the protein MTDFFEFEADFVDSLRCIPMQVRCKLDTCGIKLKLPDWNQMTTAERQALVELPCTTETEIQSYRQHIEQLILQRTGTPATKLPIDPHPAWLDSATVPASLQEKAQEIGVTLTQQNWAALTPLQRFALIKLSQPGHENKNFKRAIAEFHLL from the coding sequence ATGACAGATTTCTTTGAATTTGAAGCAGACTTTGTTGATTCTCTGCGTTGCATCCCCATGCAGGTGCGTTGTAAATTAGATACCTGTGGCATCAAGTTAAAATTGCCTGACTGGAATCAAATGACTACAGCCGAGCGTCAAGCTTTAGTCGAATTACCTTGCACTACAGAAACGGAAATTCAGTCTTACCGCCAGCATATCGAGCAATTAATTCTACAACGCACAGGTACACCAGCGACAAAATTGCCCATTGATCCTCATCCTGCATGGCTAGACTCTGCCACTGTACCAGCTAGCCTTCAGGAAAAAGCTCAAGAAATAGGTGTAACCTTGACACAGCAAAATTGGGCAGCTTTAACACCCTTACAGCGTTTTGCTTTAATTAAACTTAGCCAGCCAGGACATGAAAACAAAAATTTTAAGAGAGCGATCGCAGAATTCCATCTGCTTTAA
- a CDS encoding DJ-1/PfpI family protein, translated as MTAKKLLMLVGDYVEDYEVMVPFQTLQVVGHTVHAVCPDKKAGDKVRTAVHDFEGDQTYSEKPGHNFTLNATFAEVEATNYDALVIPGGRAPEYLRLNQQVLEITRHFAQANKPIAAICHGLQVLAAADVLQGKRCTGYPACSPDIKSAGGIYVNIPVDRAIVDGNLVTAPAWPAHPHWLAEFLKVLGTKIEHPELTTVV; from the coding sequence ATGACTGCAAAGAAACTTTTGATGCTTGTTGGCGACTATGTAGAAGACTATGAAGTGATGGTTCCTTTCCAGACATTGCAAGTAGTGGGACACACTGTCCATGCAGTTTGCCCCGACAAAAAAGCTGGCGATAAGGTGCGAACAGCAGTTCATGACTTTGAAGGAGACCAGACTTACAGCGAAAAACCCGGACATAATTTTACTTTAAATGCAACGTTTGCAGAAGTAGAAGCCACAAACTACGATGCCTTAGTCATTCCTGGAGGAAGGGCACCAGAATATCTTCGCCTCAATCAGCAGGTGCTAGAAATCACCCGTCACTTTGCCCAAGCGAATAAACCGATTGCTGCCATCTGCCACGGCTTGCAGGTATTAGCGGCTGCTGATGTACTGCAAGGCAAGAGATGTACTGGCTACCCTGCTTGTAGCCCAGATATCAAAAGTGCTGGAGGAATCTATGTTAATATCCCTGTCGATCGGGCAATAGTTGATGGGAACTTGGTGACAGCACCAGCTTGGCCTGCTCACCCACATTGGCTAGCAGAATTCCTCAAAGTACTTGGAACTAAGATTGAACACCCAGAACTGACTACAGTTGTTTGA
- a CDS encoding phosphate-starvation-inducible PsiE family protein — protein MRKLVRRILGATKDENFMHIIENIEVLVSKILSIFMVVVILVAIADLGVFIFKELFTIPYGKFNTTLYKVFGLFLNILIALEILENITAYLRRHVFQVELVIVTSLIAVARKIIILDLEKIGGLDIIGLGVAILALSISYLIIRLSNSKDAS, from the coding sequence ATGAGAAAACTAGTGAGGCGAATTCTAGGAGCTACCAAAGATGAGAACTTCATGCACATCATTGAAAACATAGAAGTGCTAGTTTCTAAAATTCTATCTATTTTTATGGTGGTCGTAATTTTGGTAGCGATCGCAGATTTAGGAGTTTTTATTTTTAAAGAATTATTTACAATACCTTATGGTAAGTTTAACACAACGCTGTATAAGGTTTTCGGTTTATTTTTAAATATTTTAATTGCCTTAGAAATCCTAGAAAATATTACAGCCTATTTAAGAAGACACGTTTTTCAAGTTGAATTAGTGATTGTCACTTCTTTAATTGCTGTTGCCAGAAAAATTATTATTCTTGACTTAGAAAAAATTGGAGGTCTTGATATAATTGGTCTAGGTGTAGCTATTCTTGCCTTATCAATTAGTTATTTGATAATCCGTCTCAGTAATTCCAAAGATGCAAGTTGA
- a CDS encoding PAS domain S-box protein, translating into MNFQQQGIQSSNNFSVNQALKVDEVSINGQEIAHQLAEPDFKQLQDKILLLMERNPLPLIEWNTAFQVIQWNPAAEQLFGYSKSEVLGCQVPEIIVPESERLQVIKIMELLIEEKVGGNNLSKNLTKHGRVIICDWCHTPITNVDGKVISIVSTVQDITKVKSFENALRENEKTYQQILDAITDMVLVKGAKSRIIWANKAFRDYYGMNEEQLQNMIDAPFNEVDHTLQYIKDDAYVFESGQTLEIPQEPVTRYDGEVRLFHTIKSAIRNELGQTIMTVGVSRDISEHKQAEKEQAKLLAILEAAPDFISTADLTGRVLYFNKAARKILELGEKESFQERNLCQNHPKWANDIIHNQGLPESVRVGDWVGETALLKADGREIPISQLIIAHKSPDGKVEYFSTIARDISELKTAEETLRQKAEDLECALKELQSTQAHLLQSEKMSSIGQLVAGVAHEINNPTSFIYSNIQPANEYINDLLLLIELYQEHYPNPVKVIQEQIEAIDLEFLMADLPKLLSSMKMGADRIKQIVLSLRNFSRMDEAECKAVDIHLGIDSTLVILEHRLKAQHNRPAIEIIKEYGKLPFVECYAGQLNQVFMNILVNALDALEQRDAKRSIEQMQEAPSTINIFTQLSPHGKVVIRFVDNGVGIPENVLKRLFDPFFTTKPVGIGTGLGLSISYQIVVEKHKGKLTCLSIPEQGTEFHIEIPISLPLGD; encoded by the coding sequence ATGAACTTTCAACAGCAAGGCATTCAATCCAGCAACAATTTTTCTGTAAACCAAGCGCTAAAAGTTGATGAAGTCAGTATAAATGGTCAAGAAATTGCACATCAATTAGCAGAACCAGATTTTAAACAGTTGCAAGATAAAATTTTATTACTTATGGAACGTAATCCTTTACCTTTAATTGAGTGGAATACAGCGTTTCAAGTAATACAATGGAATCCGGCTGCTGAACAACTATTTGGATACAGCAAAAGTGAAGTACTCGGTTGTCAAGTACCAGAAATAATTGTGCCAGAAAGTGAGAGATTACAAGTCATCAAAATAATGGAGTTATTAATTGAAGAGAAAGTGGGAGGTAATAATCTCAGTAAGAACTTGACAAAACATGGAAGAGTGATTATTTGTGATTGGTGTCACACTCCTATAACTAACGTTGATGGCAAGGTAATTAGTATTGTTTCAACAGTGCAGGATATTACAAAAGTAAAATCTTTTGAAAACGCTCTGCGCGAAAACGAAAAGACCTATCAGCAAATTCTTGATGCAATTACAGATATGGTGCTGGTTAAAGGTGCTAAATCTCGAATTATTTGGGCAAATAAGGCATTCCGTGATTATTACGGTATGAATGAGGAACAGCTTCAAAATATGATTGATGCACCCTTCAACGAAGTAGATCATACCCTGCAATATATCAAAGATGATGCTTACGTATTTGAAAGTGGACAGACCCTAGAAATTCCCCAAGAGCCAGTAACTCGGTACGATGGCGAAGTACGCCTATTCCATACAATCAAATCTGCTATTCGTAACGAATTAGGTCAAACGATCATGACTGTTGGTGTATCTCGTGATATTAGCGAGCATAAACAAGCCGAGAAAGAACAGGCGAAGTTGTTGGCAATTCTAGAAGCAGCACCAGACTTTATCAGCACTGCTGACTTAACTGGGCGGGTTCTTTACTTTAATAAAGCAGCTCGCAAAATATTAGAACTGGGGGAAAAAGAATCTTTTCAGGAGAGAAATTTGTGCCAAAATCATCCGAAATGGGCAAATGATATTATCCATAATCAAGGATTACCAGAATCAGTTCGAGTCGGTGATTGGGTTGGGGAAACGGCTCTTTTAAAAGCAGATGGACGAGAAATTCCCATATCCCAACTGATTATTGCTCACAAATCACCTGATGGAAAAGTTGAATATTTCTCGACGATCGCCAGGGATATCAGCGAACTCAAAACCGCGGAAGAAACTTTACGGCAAAAAGCGGAAGATTTAGAGTGCGCTCTGAAAGAACTCCAAAGCACCCAAGCTCATTTGCTACAAAGCGAAAAAATGTCTTCTATTGGTCAATTGGTTGCTGGAGTTGCTCACGAAATCAATAATCCTACGAGCTTCATCTACAGCAATATTCAGCCTGCTAACGAATACATTAACGATTTGCTGCTTTTGATTGAGCTTTACCAAGAACATTATCCGAATCCCGTCAAGGTTATTCAAGAACAGATAGAAGCCATTGATCTAGAATTTTTAATGGCGGATTTGCCCAAGTTACTCTCGTCAATGAAAATGGGGGCAGATAGAATTAAACAAATCGTTCTTTCATTACGAAATTTCTCCCGTATGGATGAAGCGGAATGTAAAGCCGTGGATATTCACTTAGGGATTGATAGTACTTTAGTAATTCTAGAACATCGCCTCAAGGCACAACATAACCGTCCAGCAATTGAAATCATTAAGGAATATGGCAAGCTACCTTTTGTAGAATGCTATGCAGGGCAGCTAAATCAAGTTTTTATGAACATTCTGGTTAATGCTTTAGATGCATTAGAACAACGGGATGCAAAGCGGTCTATTGAACAGATGCAAGAAGCACCCAGTACTATCAATATTTTTACTCAATTATCTCCTCATGGGAAGGTCGTGATTCGGTTTGTTGATAATGGAGTAGGAATACCAGAGAATGTACTAAAAAGATTGTTTGACCCTTTCTTTACAACTAAGCCAGTAGGGATAGGTACAGGGTTAGGGTTATCAATTAGCTATCAGATTGTAGTAGAGAAGCATAAAGGAAAACTTACGTGTTTATCAATACCAGAACAAGGAACTGAGTTTCATATTGAGATACCTATTAGCTTGCCTTTAGGAGACTAA